One genomic window of Cellulophaga sp. Hel_I_12 includes the following:
- a CDS encoding response regulator: MSVKSILLVDDDESTNFINSIFIKKLDIDVHVYKTLNGAEALEVINTSNTKNGFFPCLIILDINMPVMSGWSFLEHFKNLPQPIKEQCFVVMTTVSEDEKDIIKASKNEDVKKFYQKPMSDEKFSQLISEYFF; this comes from the coding sequence ATGAGTGTTAAATCTATATTATTAGTGGATGATGATGAATCAACCAACTTTATCAACAGTATTTTTATAAAAAAATTAGATATTGATGTCCATGTTTATAAAACCTTAAATGGGGCTGAAGCGCTAGAAGTGATTAATACTTCGAATACTAAAAATGGTTTTTTTCCTTGCTTAATTATACTAGACATCAACATGCCTGTCATGAGTGGATGGTCGTTTTTAGAACACTTTAAAAACCTGCCTCAACCCATCAAAGAGCAGTGTTTTGTGGTGATGACTACAGTAAGTGAAGATGAAAAAGACATCATAAAAGCTAGTAAAAATGAAGATGTGAAAAAATTCTATCAGAAACCAATGTCTGATGAAAAGTTTAGTCAATTAATTAGCGAATATTTTTTCTAA
- a CDS encoding DNA mismatch repair protein MutS, whose product MNKINEKTLKDLEFYTVLNQISARCTTELGKEQALEIRPLRSKEQILIHLGQTSEYVASYTNDNRVPNHGFDAIHQELKLLKIDNATIELSGFKKIGSLCTTVNTQKKFLKKFKDYYPLLFEASEAVELNLAIPMHIDAVIDRFGEIKDTASNDLRIIRQEINIVKGKINQSFSRALSLYQASEFLDEIRESVVDNRRVLAVKAMYRKKVKGAVMGTSKTGSIVYIEPEASLQYSRQLNNLEFDEREEIQRILRELTLHIKPFTPELALYQEFLAHLDITAAKAKYAGEMEAIMPEISDKNELFLRDAYHPLLYLTNKRKKEKTFPQTLYLHPENRIIVISGPNAGGKSITLKTLGILQLMLQSGLLIPVHERSKVCLFDRILTDIGDNQSIENHLSTYSYRLKNMNYFLRKCDDKTLFLIDEFGTGSDPELGGALAEIFLEVFYERGSYGIITTHYSNLKLLANELPNATNANMLFDDKTLEPTYQLVLGQAGSSFTFEVAQKNGIPFSLINRAKKKIEKGKVRFDATIAKLQKERSSMEKTGSKLKEEESKARSEAQRLEELNARTKVKLENYQELYDANQRMIYLGNKVNDVALKYFQDKKKRPLVSELLRIVETENSKRQKKSVQQVKIEKQKKVAVEKEVIQKVDVIREEKKKEKKVKAFVEKNKPKPTFKLGDRVRMLDGKAVGSIDKLEKNKAIVNYGVFTTNVSIHQLELVEAKK is encoded by the coding sequence ATGAATAAGATTAACGAAAAAACATTAAAAGATTTAGAATTTTACACGGTTTTAAATCAAATTTCTGCCAGATGTACTACAGAATTGGGGAAAGAACAAGCCCTAGAAATAAGACCTTTAAGATCAAAGGAGCAAATTTTGATTCATTTGGGACAAACTTCAGAATATGTGGCTTCTTATACGAATGACAACCGGGTGCCCAACCATGGTTTTGATGCTATTCATCAAGAATTAAAACTATTAAAAATAGATAATGCAACGATAGAATTAAGTGGATTCAAAAAAATTGGGAGTCTTTGTACCACAGTCAATACACAAAAAAAGTTTTTAAAAAAATTTAAAGATTATTATCCTTTACTTTTTGAAGCTTCGGAAGCGGTAGAATTAAATTTGGCTATCCCAATGCATATCGATGCCGTAATTGACCGATTCGGAGAAATAAAAGATACAGCTTCTAACGATTTACGAATTATAAGACAAGAAATAAATATTGTTAAAGGTAAAATAAATCAAAGTTTTAGTCGCGCTTTATCGCTGTATCAAGCCTCAGAATTTCTAGACGAAATTCGCGAATCTGTGGTGGATAACCGTCGTGTTCTAGCAGTTAAAGCCATGTACCGCAAAAAGGTGAAAGGAGCTGTAATGGGTACTTCAAAAACGGGTAGTATTGTTTATATTGAGCCAGAGGCATCTTTACAATACAGTCGGCAATTAAATAATTTAGAGTTTGATGAGCGAGAAGAAATTCAACGTATTTTAAGGGAATTAACCTTACATATTAAACCTTTTACCCCAGAATTAGCATTATATCAAGAATTTTTAGCACACTTAGATATTACCGCGGCAAAGGCAAAATACGCTGGTGAAATGGAGGCCATTATGCCAGAAATTAGCGATAAGAACGAATTATTTCTTCGTGATGCCTATCATCCGCTGTTGTATTTGACGAACAAGCGAAAAAAAGAAAAAACGTTTCCACAGACCTTGTACTTGCATCCAGAAAATAGAATAATTGTCATCTCAGGACCTAATGCAGGTGGTAAAAGTATTACCTTAAAAACATTGGGTATTTTGCAGTTGATGCTTCAAAGTGGTTTGTTAATTCCTGTTCACGAACGTAGTAAAGTATGCTTGTTTGATAGAATCTTAACCGATATTGGTGATAATCAATCTATTGAAAATCATTTAAGTACCTATAGCTATCGCTTGAAGAACATGAATTATTTTTTGCGTAAATGCGATGATAAAACACTTTTTTTGATCGATGAATTTGGCACGGGTAGCGACCCTGAATTAGGAGGTGCATTGGCGGAGATTTTTTTAGAAGTTTTTTACGAAAGAGGTTCTTATGGGATCATCACTACCCACTACTCTAACTTAAAATTATTAGCCAATGAATTGCCTAACGCCACCAATGCTAATATGTTATTTGATGACAAAACATTAGAACCAACCTACCAATTGGTTTTGGGTCAAGCAGGAAGTTCTTTTACATTTGAAGTAGCACAAAAGAACGGAATTCCGTTTAGTTTAATTAACCGTGCTAAAAAGAAAATTGAGAAGGGTAAAGTGCGTTTTGATGCGACTATTGCCAAACTACAAAAAGAGCGGAGTTCTATGGAAAAAACCGGCTCAAAATTAAAAGAGGAAGAGTCAAAAGCAAGAAGTGAAGCCCAGCGTTTGGAAGAATTAAATGCAAGAACAAAAGTTAAATTAGAAAATTATCAGGAATTGTATGATGCCAATCAACGAATGATTTATTTGGGGAATAAGGTGAATGATGTGGCGTTGAAGTATTTTCAAGATAAAAAGAAACGCCCTTTAGTTTCTGAATTATTGCGTATTGTGGAGACTGAAAACAGCAAACGTCAAAAAAAATCGGTGCAACAGGTAAAAATAGAAAAGCAGAAAAAAGTTGCCGTTGAAAAAGAAGTTATTCAAAAGGTAGACGTAATTCGAGAGGAAAAGAAAAAAGAAAAAAAGGTAAAAGCCTTTGTTGAAAAAAACAAACCTAAACCTACCTTTAAACTCGGTGACCGAGTTCGAATGCTTGATGGTAAAGCGGTAGGTAGTATTGATAAGTTAGAAAAAAACAAGGCCATAGTGAATTATGGTGTTTTTACGACCAATGTGAGCATCCATCAGTTAGAATTGGTAGAGGCGAAAAAATAG
- a CDS encoding uracil-DNA glycosylase, whose translation MQLAINDSWKQQLKEEFTKPYFEALVAFVKKEYASFVCYPKATDIFAAFNYCTFEATKVVIIGQDPYHGPNQANGLCFSVKDGIPHPPSLQNIFKEIATDIGTAYPKSGNLEAWAKQGVLLLNATLTVRSSEAGSHQKKGWEVFTDAVIKHLSNEKQDLIFLLWGGFAKNKIKLIDTNKHKVFVSGHPSPLSANRGYWFGNKHFSKTNEQLRELGRSEIMWAS comes from the coding sequence ATGCAGCTAGCCATTAACGACAGTTGGAAACAGCAACTAAAGGAAGAGTTTACAAAACCATATTTCGAAGCCTTAGTAGCTTTTGTAAAAAAGGAATATGCAAGCTTTGTTTGTTATCCTAAAGCCACTGATATTTTTGCGGCTTTTAACTATTGTACTTTTGAGGCCACTAAAGTAGTCATCATTGGGCAAGACCCTTATCACGGGCCAAACCAAGCAAATGGACTCTGTTTTTCCGTAAAAGATGGCATACCTCATCCACCATCCTTGCAAAATATTTTTAAAGAAATAGCGACGGATATCGGTACGGCTTATCCTAAAAGTGGAAACTTAGAGGCTTGGGCAAAACAGGGCGTTTTATTATTAAATGCCACTTTAACCGTTCGTTCAAGTGAAGCTGGAAGTCATCAAAAAAAAGGCTGGGAAGTTTTTACCGATGCTGTTATAAAGCATTTGTCTAACGAAAAGCAAGACCTTATATTTTTACTTTGGGGTGGATTTGCGAAGAATAAAATAAAATTAATTGACACCAATAAACATAAGGTTTTTGTTTCTGGGCACCCTTCTCCTCTCAGCGCTAATAGAGGCTACTGGTTTGGAAATAAGCACTTTAGTAAAACAAACGAGCAATTAAGGGAGTTAGGCAGGTCTGAAATCATGTGGGCATCCTAA
- a CDS encoding substrate-binding domain-containing protein, producing the protein MKTVRIVGVPEHFNFPWQMAIEEGAFEARGINLEWTNIPEGTGKMSQMLANEETDLAIILTEGIVKSIVEGNPSKIVQEYIASPLLWGIHVAATSDYKTVSDLKNAKAAISRLGSGSHLMAYVLGKNEQWDLEKLQFEIIDHLEGAVSALTQRKADFFMWERFTTKPLVDKGVFRRLADCPTPWPCFVLAATNKFSSEQARVLGHILEVINGYTAEFKNIPSIDRTLANTYEQKLEDIKQWMSITQWSQSKLSKETLEAVQNTLVDLKLIAKKLPPDAVLI; encoded by the coding sequence ATGAAAACAGTCCGTATTGTAGGGGTACCTGAGCATTTTAATTTTCCATGGCAGATGGCTATTGAAGAAGGTGCTTTTGAAGCGCGGGGCATTAATTTGGAATGGACAAATATTCCAGAAGGAACTGGTAAAATGAGCCAGATGCTGGCAAACGAAGAAACTGATTTAGCAATTATATTAACGGAGGGTATTGTAAAAAGTATTGTTGAAGGAAACCCCTCAAAAATAGTTCAAGAATATATCGCCTCACCCCTACTTTGGGGAATACATGTGGCTGCAACTAGTGATTATAAAACAGTAAGTGACTTAAAAAACGCCAAGGCTGCCATTAGCCGATTAGGAAGCGGGAGTCATTTAATGGCCTATGTTTTAGGCAAAAATGAACAATGGGATTTAGAAAAATTACAATTCGAAATAATTGATCACTTAGAGGGTGCGGTAAGCGCATTAACTCAAAGGAAAGCCGATTTTTTTATGTGGGAGCGTTTTACTACCAAACCCTTGGTAGATAAAGGCGTTTTTAGACGTTTAGCAGACTGCCCTACGCCATGGCCTTGTTTCGTGCTTGCTGCTACTAATAAATTTAGTAGCGAACAGGCTAGGGTTTTAGGGCATATTTTAGAAGTTATTAACGGGTATACGGCAGAGTTTAAAAATATTCCCAGTATCGATAGAACTTTAGCCAATACTTACGAACAAAAACTAGAAGATATCAAACAATGGATGTCTATCACCCAATGGAGTCAATCTAAACTATCCAAAGAGACCCTAGAGGCTGTTCAAAATACTTTAGTAGATTTAAAATTAATAGCTAAAAAACTACCTCCAGATGCTGTTCTTATTTAG
- a CDS encoding translation initiation factor, which produces MDLQDQLKNLFPEHKSETTEESSESSETNQIWMQDDPILCKYEKRKGKPTTILEGYTGATEDFKKLAKEIKTTLSVGGSFKDDTIIIQGDYRAKIMTILKEKGFKVKRVGG; this is translated from the coding sequence ATGGACTTACAAGACCAGTTAAAAAATCTTTTTCCAGAACACAAATCCGAAACTACCGAAGAAAGTTCAGAAAGTAGTGAAACTAATCAAATTTGGATGCAAGATGACCCTATACTTTGCAAGTATGAAAAACGAAAAGGAAAACCAACGACCATTTTAGAGGGATATACTGGAGCTACTGAGGATTTTAAAAAATTAGCGAAAGAAATAAAAACAACCTTGAGTGTTGGAGGTAGTTTTAAAGATGATACGATTATTATTCAAGGCGATTACAGAGCCAAAATAATGACAATTTTAAAAGAAAAAGGTTTTAAAGTAAAACGAGTTGGTGGCTAA
- a CDS encoding nucleoside phosphorylase: MQLKPSELILNADQSIYHLNLLPQDLADTVITVGDPDRVALVSNYFDTIEVKKGKREFITHTGMLHGKRISVISTGIGTDNIDIVLNELDALVNINFNNRTIHKEKKQLEIIRIGTSGSIQPEIPINSVIISEYAIGLDSLLRFYDAKQVMHSEMEAEFITHTNWSKYKSTPYIVSYDQQLASKFEGLQFYKGFTATNVGFYGPQGRVLRLKTEDDGLNDKLASFSFNGLKITNLEMETSGIYGLSKLLGHRAISLNAIIANRSTGEFSENPAELIDKLIQKTLKALTKV; encoded by the coding sequence ATGCAATTAAAGCCTTCAGAGCTTATTTTAAATGCAGACCAAAGCATTTACCACCTTAATTTACTACCCCAAGATCTTGCAGATACCGTGATTACTGTTGGTGATCCTGATCGTGTTGCCCTTGTTTCAAATTATTTTGATACCATTGAAGTTAAAAAGGGGAAACGGGAGTTTATAACCCATACCGGGATGCTTCATGGAAAGCGAATATCTGTTATTTCTACCGGAATAGGTACTGATAATATTGATATAGTACTTAACGAGTTAGATGCTCTTGTGAATATAAATTTCAACAATAGAACAATCCACAAAGAAAAAAAGCAACTAGAAATTATAAGAATTGGTACCTCTGGTTCTATTCAGCCTGAGATTCCTATTAATTCTGTAATTATCAGTGAATACGCTATTGGCCTTGACAGTTTGTTGCGTTTTTACGATGCAAAACAGGTCATGCATTCCGAAATGGAAGCTGAATTTATAACACACACCAATTGGTCGAAGTACAAATCAACGCCATACATTGTTTCTTATGATCAACAATTGGCCTCAAAATTTGAAGGTTTACAGTTCTACAAGGGTTTTACAGCGACCAATGTTGGCTTTTATGGTCCCCAAGGAAGAGTTCTACGGTTAAAAACAGAAGATGATGGGCTCAATGATAAATTAGCTTCCTTTAGTTTTAATGGTTTAAAAATTACCAATCTTGAAATGGAGACTTCTGGTATCTATGGCCTTTCAAAATTATTGGGACATCGAGCAATTTCATTAAACGCTATCATTGCCAATAGAAGTACTGGCGAATTTTCAGAAAACCCCGCTGAATTAATAGATAAATTAATACAAAAAACTTTAAAAGCGCTTACCAAAGTATGA
- a CDS encoding DUF6340 family protein, with protein sequence MKIKILFYLGITSLLVACGSTRKMTMGITEPAIVSISDDVRSIGIINRSAPSKGNSALDKIDQILSAEGLNLDKKGAEAAIASFASEVGMLKNFDEIKIIEANEDIKSGLGVLPAILSWDIIAQICEENNVDLIFSLAYFDTDTKATLAVATMPLKNNLGVKVNVPAQKLSLNTLINCGWRIYDPQTKLVIDERFYTKNMAFMGQGINPVKALETIQNRNETIEQYSKNVGIAYAKRLVPNKVRISRDYFVSGTNNFKVAQRRALTGDWSGAAELWELELMSSNRKILGRANYNMAISSEIDGNLDLAIEYASKAFTDYKNRLALSYVNKLNYRVAQNNLLEQQASK encoded by the coding sequence ATGAAAATAAAAATACTATTTTATCTAGGAATCACTTCGCTTTTAGTCGCCTGCGGTTCCACCAGAAAAATGACCATGGGCATCACTGAACCTGCTATAGTAAGTATATCAGATGATGTTAGAAGTATTGGTATAATAAACAGAAGTGCCCCGTCTAAAGGCAATAGTGCCTTGGATAAAATAGATCAAATTTTATCTGCAGAAGGTCTTAATTTAGATAAAAAAGGAGCTGAAGCTGCTATTGCCTCGTTCGCTTCGGAAGTTGGAATGCTCAAAAATTTTGATGAAATTAAAATTATCGAAGCAAATGAAGACATAAAAAGCGGATTGGGTGTTTTACCAGCTATTTTATCGTGGGACATCATAGCACAAATTTGTGAAGAAAATAACGTAGATCTCATTTTCTCGTTAGCCTACTTTGATACCGATACAAAAGCAACACTCGCTGTAGCTACAATGCCCTTAAAAAATAACTTGGGAGTAAAAGTAAATGTACCCGCTCAAAAACTAAGCTTGAACACCCTGATAAACTGTGGTTGGCGAATCTATGATCCGCAAACGAAATTAGTTATTGATGAACGTTTTTACACTAAAAATATGGCCTTTATGGGTCAAGGTATCAATCCTGTAAAAGCATTGGAGACTATACAAAATAGAAATGAAACCATTGAACAGTACAGCAAAAATGTAGGTATAGCGTATGCCAAAAGATTGGTCCCCAATAAGGTGCGAATTTCTAGGGATTATTTCGTGAGCGGAACCAATAATTTTAAAGTAGCACAACGAAGAGCGCTTACTGGCGATTGGAGCGGAGCAGCCGAACTGTGGGAGCTAGAGTTAATGAGTAGCAATCGTAAAATTCTTGGACGAGCAAATTACAACATGGCTATAAGTAGCGAAATTGATGGAAATTTAGATTTGGCCATCGAATATGCCTCAAAAGCCTTTACTGATTATAAAAATAGATTGGCATTGTCGTATGTGAATAAGCTAAACTATAGGGTAGCTCAAAACAATTTGCTAGAACAACAAGCTTCTAAGTAA
- a CDS encoding DUF1835 domain-containing protein, with protein MSSLLHITNGDAFTSKLKKLKLTGDIITWREMLCEGKTETNVGSESFWKTRFEFLNKNYKVSKASFIEKTLKEYRSLCNHKQQDQIVLWFEYDLFCQVNLLAVISWLKIHRKYAQIYLVCSGKEDDTDVLYGLNELSDEHVLKLYETKTLLTQDDIEYADYVWQLYCSDNPIRLENLSDFKNFNFNYLESTIQAHLHRFPSIKNGLNEMETNILQLAMDKKPGSKGQFLSVLLKNQGVLGFSDNQFHNAINRLKPLFSSFNPVRLTQTGKAILKGETSYYSCMQENDVYLGGALKYNFLFNTESQRILKL; from the coding sequence ATGAGTTCCCTACTTCACATAACAAACGGTGATGCGTTTACATCAAAATTAAAAAAACTAAAGCTTACAGGTGATATTATCACTTGGAGAGAAATGTTGTGTGAAGGAAAAACAGAAACAAATGTAGGAAGTGAATCTTTCTGGAAAACGCGATTCGAATTTCTGAACAAAAATTATAAAGTCTCAAAGGCCAGTTTTATTGAAAAAACCTTAAAAGAGTACCGCTCTTTATGCAACCATAAACAACAAGATCAAATAGTTTTGTGGTTTGAGTATGATTTATTTTGCCAAGTGAACCTTCTAGCGGTAATCAGTTGGTTAAAAATACACCGCAAATACGCCCAAATATATTTGGTATGCAGCGGAAAAGAAGATGATACTGATGTATTGTACGGACTTAATGAATTAAGTGACGAACATGTACTAAAACTCTACGAGACTAAAACGCTTTTGACTCAAGACGATATTGAATATGCTGATTATGTTTGGCAATTGTATTGCAGTGACAACCCGATTCGATTAGAAAATCTTTCAGATTTTAAAAATTTTAATTTTAACTATTTAGAGAGTACGATTCAAGCTCACCTGCACCGTTTTCCTTCTATTAAAAACGGATTAAATGAGATGGAAACTAATATTTTGCAGTTAGCTATGGATAAAAAACCAGGCTCCAAAGGTCAATTTTTAAGTGTATTGTTAAAAAACCAAGGAGTTTTAGGGTTTAGTGACAATCAATTTCATAATGCCATAAACCGATTGAAACCTTTATTTTCTTCCTTTAATCCCGTACGCTTAACACAAACTGGCAAAGCGATCTTAAAAGGCGAAACAAGTTATTATTCGTGTATGCAAGAAAATGATGTGTATTTAGGGGGTGCCCTTAAATATAATTTTCTTTTTAATACAGAATCTCAAAGAATTTTAAAATTATAG